A genomic region of Chaetodon auriga isolate fChaAug3 chromosome 11, fChaAug3.hap1, whole genome shotgun sequence contains the following coding sequences:
- the LOC143328461 gene encoding cholesterol 25-hydroxylase-like protein produces MTNSETITEGLPLQILWDWLRHQSLLRSPFFPVFFSLTVYLSCCLPYICLDLLCSRLTLVHRFKIRPQSKVTWTMAWRCLRNILRNHVFFIFPLSVVVWYFRPVHSPPLAPEMLSVVKDVLACLLLFDMQYFLWHLAHHKVSWLYNFFHKEHHFYTATFSLTTESTGVWEMLTLSFFASLNPALLACHPLTEMLFYVTNMYLSVEAHSGYEFPWSLHRLIPFGLYGGTQHHDLHHLKFKVNYAPYFTHWDRLFGTQEGVDTWRKSRNTETVKSS; encoded by the coding sequence ATGACAAACTCCGAGACCATCACAGAGGGGCTCCCTCTGCAGATTCTTTGGGACTGGCTAAGACACCAGAGTCTTCTCAGATCTCCATTTTTCCcagttttcttctctctgacaGTTTACCTGAGCTGCTGCTTGCCCTACATTTGTCTGGATTTGCTTTGTTCCAGACTGACCCTGGTCCACCGCTTCAAGATCCGGCCTCAAAGCAAGGTGACATGGACGATGGCTTGGAGGTGCTTGAGGAACATCTTGCGCAACcatgtctttttcattttcccccTGTCTGTTGTGGTCTGGTACTTCAGACCTGTGCATTCTCCTCCACTGGCACCTGAGATGCTGTCTGTTGTCAAGGATGTACTGGCCTGCCTCCTTCTGTTCGACATGCAGTACTTTTTATGGCATCTGGCGCATCACAAAGTGTCCTGGCTCTACAATTTTTTCCACAAGGAGCACCACTTCTACACGGCCACCTTCTCCCTGACGACAGAGAGCACAGGTGTCTGGGAGATGCTGACCCTCAGCTTCTTCGCATCACTGAACCCTGCACTCCTGGCTTGCCATCCACTCACAGAGATGCTCTTCTATGTGACTAACATGTATCTGTCTGTGGAGGCTCACTCAGGCTATGAATTTCCCTGGTCTCTACATAGACTGATACCCTTTGGCCTCTACGGAGGAACTCAGCATCACGACCTCCACCACCTCAAATTCAAAGTGAACTACGCGCCGTACTTCACACACTGGGACAGGCTTTTTGGCACACAGGAAGGAGTAGACACGTGGAGGAAGTCAAGGAATACAGAGACTGTAAAAAGTTCATGA